The Ornithorhynchus anatinus isolate Pmale09 chromosome 16, mOrnAna1.pri.v4, whole genome shotgun sequence genome contains the following window.
TTCCCGGCCGGTCCcaccccccggggggggcggggggcccgtcgGATCGGCTCCTGACCCCTCCGAGGAGGCGAGGCCCTCCGGGGCTCGGAAACCAGCAACCGTCCGGGGGCGGGCTTGACGATGCCGTCGCGGGGGGCCTGAGAGGGGGTGGTCCGCGGCGACTTGCCCTCGACCGACGGTGGGAGGGATGCGGGGGAGACCCTCCTCTACCGGGGGGGCCGGCGAGGGCCGAGCCGGAGCGGGAGCGTGTCGGTGCCTCGTCCCCACCCCGGGGGAAGCGGGGAAGGCCCGCGCCGCTTGGCCGAAGCCTGGCCCGCCCCCGTTGGCCCTCGCCCGGTCTCACCCCGCCGAGGAGGGAGCCccccggaggcggggggaggaacggaggcgggcggacgggcgggagCCCACCGGGCCCCGGAGCGGGAacgggaggcgggcgggcggccgaccCGAAGGCCGGCCCGGCGGCGGGAAGGGGCCGGCGGGGCGCTCGGGCGGGCCGGGGTCGCCCCCTACTCCGTCTGCCGTCCGCTCCGCCCGTCGAGGATGACCGACTTGCGCTGGGGCTGGTAGAAGCAGCTGGTGGAGGTCTCGAGCCGCTGGCCGTTCTTGGGGATGGTCATCTTGTTCCTGAGGCTGACCCACGGGGCCTGGCCCGGCTCCGCGCCGCAGGGCCCCGGGGCGTCCGGGAGGGCGGGACCCGCCCCGCGGGGGTCGGCGGCCGACGGGGGGTCCGTGACGGGGAAGGGCGGGCCCAGCAGAATCAGGCTCTGCGGTCGCCCCGGCCTGGCCCGGAAGAAGGGCGTGGAGCCCCCCGAGGACCGCTCCATCTTGGAGGAGAGCGGGGCGCCCCCGGGCCTGCCCGCGTCCGACGCCCGCTTCCGGCGGAGGACGGGGGCGTCCTGGGGGGCGGCCTCGGGGGGCGCCGAGTCCGGGCCCGTCGGggcccgttcctcctcctcctcctcgccctcctcctcctcgtccccgtcccccgggcggcggccgggcgggggccggggggcggcggcgggggccgggggcagcggccGCGGGACCTGGGTGTACTGGACCTTCGGGGGGACGACGGgcacggcccgggcccggcccatgCGCAGCAGGAAGGAGGTGCGCACGGCCGACACGCTGACCGGGGCCGAGTTGCGGCGGCCGGTGAcggcgggggtggcgggcggggggTCCGCGTCCTCCTCCCGGGAGCCGGGGGCGCCGGGCCGCCGGGCGCCgccctcccccgggacccccgagcaCGCGGCCTGGAAGGCGAAGAAGTCGGCGGCGGGAGAGGCCGCGTCCAGGTCGAgggaggccggccgggcccggccccgggcgggcgcgggggccggggccacgCGGGGggtctccggcccccggcccccgggcgggcccccggggggctcccggggccgGAGGACGGGGGCGCCGGCCGGGCCCGCGCCGTCCAGGGAGTGGCTGCGGCccagcgggggccggggcgggggcggggggtcctccCCGAGGGTGGGCGAGTGCAGGGGGCTGGTGACCCACTGCGGCTCCTCCCAGGGCTCCTCCAGCTCCGGGCCCTGGGGGGCCCCGTCCGACAGCGCCTCGTCCTCGCGCCCCTCGGCGCCCGGCGTGGCCGGCTCCGGGCTCTCGGCCCGCCCCGGGGGGACCCCGGGAGCCGCCGGCCGctcgggggtcgggggacggTCCCGCGGGTCCCCCCGGACGTCCGGGGCGGCGGCGTCCGtccgcggggaggggggctcaggGCCCGGGATCTCCTCCGCCTCGACGATCTTCAACTCCAGGTGCGGGTCCGGCCACGAGAGGCGGTCCTCGTCCTGGAAGACAGCGGCCGCCGCGCCCCTCAGCGCCTGCCCGTCGGGCtcggggggccggccggcggTCTCTCCCCCCACAGGGGCCCGCCGCCTCACCTGGGCGGGTCAcctcccctctccgggccccggccGTCCCGCGTCCCGCCCTCCCCGGGCGGAGACGGCCGTCCCCGCCCGCGCCCTTCCCGCCGGACGCGTCTCCGCCTCcgctcgccccccccaccccccggctggGAAGACCAGGCCGCCTCCTCACCGCCTCGGGGGGACCCGGGGGCTCGGCCCGGACCCCCGCGGCCTCCCGCGGGCCGGGGCTCCATTGGCCAGGGGCGCCCGTGCTCTCTACTGGCCGCCGCGCGtcttcctccccggcccgggcctccccgggggccccggccgggtCCGGGTCCCGCCGCGGAGGCGGCTCGACGTCGACGGCAACGCCGACGACCCCGTCTTGGCCGCCGGCCTCGGACGTCCGGCTCTCCGCCGCCTCCGTCTCCGCCTCGGCCCCCGCcgtcccggcggcggcggcggcggcctccgaTTCCGGCTCCGTGGCGGCCCGCGTCTGCTCGGGAACCgaagctgggagggagaagacgCGGACACACACACCCACGCTCACTCAGCCTGCGTGGCCGCCGGCTCTTCGAGCCCTTTTTTTCCTCGGTGGTGTCTGGCGGCGCTTACCATCTGCCagacgccgttctaagcgccgaggttaCATACAAGCTAACGAGAAAGGGttaccccgtggggctcccggtcccaatccccgttttccagatgagggaacggaggcccagggaagcgaagcggctcgccccgggtcacccggcagaccggggggcggaggtgggttccgatccgggctccgcccccggccggccgtgtgacctcgggcgagtcgcttctcctctctgggcctccgtgacctcgtctctgaaaaggagatggaggccgggagccccacggggcatcCAGCCCGGCGCCTAGTCCGGTGCCCGGCTGGTAGCGAGATACCGGGGCGGTTATTCTCACCTGCGGCCCCTTCGccctccgggccggggggcggcggcctgCCCCGGGCGGGCGAGCGGCAGGGCGTGCTGTTGGTGCTGATGACGGCGGACACCCGCAGGGGCACGGACACGGCGAAGGGCTCCGAGATGTCCAGCGcctggcgggggggccggggggacccctCCGCCGCGGGGAAGCGGCCGAAgccggcctgggcctgggcctgggcctgggccgccCCCTCGCCGGACGTGTAGAACATGGCCAGCATCTTCGGGGGGCCCTGCTCCGGCTCGGGGGGCTGCAGGGCGCGGAACACCTTCAGCTGctcggggggcgggcggcccgggggggcgcggggggaccctccctccgccggcccccaggcgccgcccgcctcctcctcgccgctcgggtccccggggccgccgggcccggccgggggccgctTCGTGGCCGGGACGAAGAAGCCGCCGGTCGCCAGGGTTCGCTTCAGGACGCCCTTGGTGTCGTCCCCTGGGGCAGACCCGCCGAGAAGGGAGGGGCGTTGGAGGCGCGCCCTCTCCCCCGCTGCGCCGAgtcccccctcctcatctcccgcgCCCCTCTGCCTCGCCCGGActggctccctttactcatcccccgcGGCGCTGACGTCCGtatctgccatttattcatttctgttggtgtccgccttcccctctagaccttcAGCTcctcggggcagggaatgtgactatttactgTTCTACTTGACTCTCCCCGGTGCCcggtacagtcatctgcacacactaagctcaccgtgggcagggaatgtgtttatcgttgtaccgtcctctcccaagggctcaatacagtcctccgcacatagtgagcgctcaataaatacgatagaacgaATGAAGCGAGCGCTCAATGGATAGGACTGACCGACGGACCGCCCTCGGGGAGCCCagcggagcccgggccccggcgcgACCCGGCTCGCGAACGGGGGGTGTCGTCGCTGGGGCCGACGGGACGCGTCGGTGGCCTcggcccccgtctccccccgacccccgacccccgacccctcaccTTCCACGGGCAGAGAGCACAGGGAGTCCATGCTCTTTGCAGGCCGGATGGTGGCTTTTTCTGGAAAAGAGACGACGGCCAAGTGACCAATAACTCCGGTactcgttaggcgcttaccacgtgccacgcGCCGAACCGGTctccggggcggatacgagcgagtcgggttggacgcggtcccggtcccgcgCGGGACTTCCAGTCtctatcccccattttacggacgagggaaccgaggccccgagaggccAAGTAGCGCGACGGAGCGTAAACTTTTCCGGCGGGCGGTAAGCCGCCCGAGGGTGGGGCGTTACGTCGTTTCTACGTTTGGACGGGGACCTCGACCGACGTCGTGTCgtcctcccccgagtgcttagtacagtgctccgcacgcagcgagcactccataaatgaggatgaaagaatgaaggagtgAACGGGGCCCGACCGGTCAGTCTCTGTCCCCTGACGAAGATGCTTCCGTTCCGACTCAGCTTGGTCTTGGCGTCCGGCCCCGACCGGCCCAGGTTAAATATCGACTTCCATTTCTTCGATTTGCTGGAGAGCTTCCTCCTGCAAGGGGCGAGGGCAGAGCGTCCCGCCGTCAGCCGGCCGTCTCTGTCGGGCgccttaccgcgtgcggagcgctgggccgggcgcccgggagaggTCGGGGCAACAGCGAACGGACGCGccccccgcccgcgacgggctgacggtccggagggggagacggacgttaacggAAAGAAATGAATGGCCGGACGCGGACGgacggggcgacgcggaaggaagcgggagaagaggaaagcggggctgagtctgggaaggcttcttggaggagagggggcctCCGATgaggctttgagggaggggagagggatcgtctgcGGAAGCCGGACGCGAGAAGGTTAGCGGGCaccgggggagcggagcgtgcgggccgggccggaggcgggtaAGCGCCGGGTAGGTACGATGGAAGGAACGAATGGACGAGTGAGAGCGGCGAGGCGACGGAGCGCTTCGGAGCCGCCGGGGAGGCGTtccggccggcggggaggggaggcgagggccgAGGGGGCCGGCGGGCACGCGGGCGAGCCCACTGACTTGTTGTCGGGGAAGTCGAGGACGGTGTGGAAGagggcggcgggagcgggggcgACGGCGATGTCGGGGAGGCTGTTCTCCCTgcgctccttgcgggcggggaggccgaggccgaggccgcggGCCTGGGCCTCCTCCAGGGACACCAGCTTCATCGACGCCGACGACAGCGACGGCAGGGTCAGGCTCTTCACCACCGGGCGGTTCTCTGCGTGGACAGCGCCCCGCCGCTCGCCGCGCgtcccgcgcgcgccccccccccccccgccccggggccgcccggtcggaggccccctcccgcctccgttGTGCCTCCCCAACGTTCGGCCCAAACGGCGACTACACACACGGGTCCAGACGACAACCGGACACGTAGAGACACGCACGCGTATCCAGGCCTAAACCGCAGCCGGACgcgaacacccccccccccgccccgggccccgataACCACCGGCCACATCGCACGGTCGCACCCCCACGCCCCAAGAGGCCGGCTCCCGGGGAAAGAGGTCCGGAGCCGAAGGGGCGGTGCCGGGGTGCGGCCGGGGTTACCgtggggggtccccggggggccgTCGGTGGGGCTGAAGATCTGTTCCACGTGGTTGAGGATGAACTCGATGACCACCTGCTGGACCCGCACTTGCAGGAAGGCCGCGTCGCCGTTGCAGCCGACGGCCTCCGTGTCCTTCGACCTGGGCGGGGGTGGCCGCGGAACCCGGGCGTCGGGGGGTGGCCCGGGACCTCCGCCCACCCACCCGACCCGCCCGCCGACCGGTGGGTCcgccttcgggggggggggggggggggcggagcgccGGGATTGCCGTCGCCGTGGTGTCCGTcgagcgctcgccacgtgccggGCACGGCACCCggcgcccgtagtaagcgctccacggaCACCCCGGCTGCGGTCATCGTTCCGGAGGgacggaggaggaaggggaaggggagggcgggtACCTGAGGAGGTTGGGAGCCCACACCAGCGCCAGATTCCGGGCGTGCATGTTTGTCAGTCGGCTGAAGGACGCGACGCGGCTAAGATGTCGGATCAGGTATTCCAGGGTCCTGACGGAGACGGGCTTcgctgaccgaatgaatgactgtggcgctccattcattcgttcgttcaaccgATCGTATTCcccgagcgctgactgggtgcagagcaccgtactaagcgctcgggagaggaccgttgggccccagagagacacgatccctgccctccccgggctcacggtccggaaggggggagacggacggcagaacggtggcaataaatagactggGAGAGAGtacttcgttaagcgctcactgtgtgccaggcgccgtgctgagcgccgtgGCGGGGTGCGAGCCCAGGGTCGTCCGGGCACCCGCGGAGACACAGAGACGGGGTCGATCCCGGATCACACAGAGAGACGCGCAGAGAGACACACAAAGGCAGGATTGATCCGGGCGCACGGAcgcgcacagacacacactctcacacacacacacacagacgggGCGAGGTCGATCCAGAATCGCACAAAGACgcacagagagacacacaaagaCGGGATTCACGCGGGCGCACGGACAACACCCAGACACACGCACAGGGTTCATCTGGACACGCACCCGGAGACACGGAGAGAGTCCCGGAGACAGGGCCGACCCACAACCCCACCCGGAGACCCGGGCTTCGTCCGGGCGCAGAGACGGACGTCGGGCTCCGGCCGGCCCCCCGCGCGGATCTGGGCTGACCGCCCACCCTCCGCTCGCTTCCGCGGCTCggtccgagccccccgcccccctcctcctcctcctcgtccccctccggggccggggggggagcggggccgccgGGGTCACTCGGGGAGCCCTGACCTGtaatggggggcggggagctcaCGGATGACCTGCTGAATCCGGGCCAGGCGCCCCTCTTCCGGGCAGTGGGAGACGGCATCCTGGAGACCGGGGGGAGACGGTCGGAGACTCCCGGCAGGGCTCCTCTGACCGCCACCCCCTCCCGCACCCCCCAAACGCACCCTCTAGAGAGAGGGGTGCAGGTGAcgccccctccgcctctccaCCGGCCCACGGAAGGAGGGAACGAACAAGCCCAGGGAATCGGCagaaagcagcgcggcctagtgggcggagcccgggcccggagggatccgggttctaatcccggctccgccactggtccgctgcgggacctcgggtaggtcacttcccagggcctcagttccctcctccggaaaatgggggttggggcTGTGAGCTCCGCGGTTGGACcgcgtccagccccatttgctcgtatccgccccggcgcttagcacggtgtctgGCCAACAGATAGCACGGATAAAATATCCCATCTCGGACCGGCCGTGCACCGGGCTCCCGTCGGGGACGGAGGGAAGCGGGGCGTCGCCGTCGGCCTCCGCCCGGAAGCCGGCCACGGCGAGGTtctcccgcccgcccgtccgtccgtccgtccgtccgccgggGCGGACCAGTCGGGCTCGGGGGGTGGCCGGTCCTCACCGTGAACTTGTGGTAGAGGTCATaggtgaggagggggttgggcAGCTCGCGGAAGTAGAGCTTGCAGAGGGAGCCCACGCAGTGGATGTCCTGGAGGTAAACTTCCCGCCTCAGGTCCGGGCACTGGTCCGACACAAACTCCTGCCTGAAAAGGACGCGTCCGCGCGGTCACGGGGGCGGACGGACGGTCCGtccgcgggggaggagggggccgccgggGCGAGGGGTCAGAGGGGCTGGACGGTCGGCCCGTGGGGTCGGAGGGGGACGGCCGTCCCCACTCCGTCTCCAACGTCGACTCCGGACGCTCGTCCCGAGTCGGGATGAAGCGTCCACCCCCGGCAGCGGGCCAGCGAGTCTCCGTCCGGGCGATCCGGGACCCGACGACTGATCGGTGAAGTCCGTCGCCCTCTCCTAAGCGCCCGGCCCAATGTTTGGCTCCCAGTGGACGGGCGGCTCTTTGAGGGTAGAGGTCGCGGCCGCCCACGGGACCGCACTCCCCGTGGTCGGGCAACCGCACGGCGTCGGCGCTCGATAGGTACTACCGGTCGATCCGTCGCCGGCCGACCGAGGGTTTGGCCTTTCCGGTCGGTTCGGGGCGTCCGGGGGTGGTCCGCGGGTGCCGGGGCCGGGCCCTACCTCAGTTTCTGGATATTGGAGGTGACCCCGGAGAGGCGGTAGACGCCGTCCACGACGCCGTGCGTCTCGATGAACTCCGCGCAGCT
Protein-coding sequences here:
- the ARHGAP31 gene encoding rho GTPase-activating protein 31, encoding MKNKLKRKGACGPFGCDLGEFLDRSGQDVPYVLRSCAEFIETHGVVDGVYRLSGVTSNIQKLRQEFVSDQCPDLRREVYLQDIHCVGSLCKLYFRELPNPLLTYDLYHKFTDAVSHCPEEGRLARIQQVIRELPAPHYRTLEYLIRHLSRVASFSRLTNMHARNLALVWAPNLLRSKDTEAVGCNGDAAFLQVRVQQVVIEFILNHVEQIFSPTDGPPGTPHENRPVVKSLTLPSLSSASMKLVSLEEAQARGLGLGLPARKERRENSLPDIAVAPAPAALFHTVLDFPDNKRKLSSKSKKWKSIFNLGRSGPDAKTKLSRNGSIFVRGQRLTEKATIRPAKSMDSLCSLPVEGDDTKGVLKRTLATGGFFVPATKRPPAGPGGPGDPSGEEEAGGAWGPAEGGSPRAPPGRPPPEQLKVFRALQPPEPEQGPPKMLAMFYTSGEGAAQAQAQAQAGFGRFPAAEGSPRPPRQALDISEPFAVSVPLRVSAVISTNSTPCRSPARGRPPPPGPEGEGAAASVPEQTRAATEPESEAAAAAAGTAGAEAETEAAESRTSEAGGQDGVVGVAVDVEPPPRRDPDPAGAPGEARAGEEDARRPVESTGAPGQWSPGPREAAGVRAEPPGPPEADEDRLSWPDPHLELKIVEAEEIPGPEPPSPRTDAAAPDVRGDPRDRPPTPERPAAPGVPPGRAESPEPATPGAEGREDEALSDGAPQGPELEEPWEEPQWVTSPLHSPTLGEDPPPPPRPPLGRSHSLDGAGPAGAPTPRVAPAPAPARGRARPASLDLDAASPAADFFAFQAACSGVPGEGGARRPGAPGSREEDADPPPATPAVTGRRNSAPVSVSAVRTSFLLRMGRARAVPVVPPKVQYTQVPRPLPPAPAAAPRPPPGRRPGDGDEEEEGEEEEEERAPTGPDSAPPEAAPQDAPVLRRKRASDAGRPGGAPLSSKMERSSGGSTPFFRARPGRPQSLILLGPPFPVTDPPSAADPRGAGPALPDAPGPCGAEPGQAPWVSLRNKMTIPKNGQRLETSTSCFYQPQRKSVILDGRSGRQTE